GTGCTGTCACCATGCCCAGCACAAAGGTGAAGCGCCACAGGGTTTCATTGCTTTGGGGTTTGATCAGCCCGCCAAGAATACCGCTGATACCGGCCACTCGGCCTGTCAACAGAATCAGCATCACTGCGGACACACCGATCATCATCCCGCCCAGCAATGCGGAGTAAGGCGTGAAAGCCTCCCAGTGGATAGATATCATCACAAACCTGCACAAGTATGATTAACGGCTCATATTAGCATGAGAACTAAAAATCTGCCATGCAGAGGCTGGGTTACAATTCACAGCTTGTCATTCACTGCGCCGCTTCATGGTCAGCCCGGAAATTGTTCGAACCGTTTGTACGTCATGGCTTGAATCGCGACAGCCCGTGTACACCGTTCTAGACCCTCATTTCGGTGCAGGTGAAACCTTTCATGCACTGTTATCGCTGCTTCAGCGCACACCGTCGCGGCCTTTTGCAAGGCTGCGCTACCAGGCAGCAACCGAGTTCAACAACCCGGCACTGCCCACTGGCTTGCTTAACGGTGTATTGGCCCCCGGCCTGCATTTCATGCAAATGCCGGAACTCAATGTGGAACTGCACCTTTGGGTAGGCAACACCAAGGCGGCCTTGCAGGAATTCCAGGGCTGTTTTGATGCGGTGCTAGAACCCGACGCGCACCGCCAATATGGCCGGCGCATGGCGCGCCAGCCGCTTGCCATGAACCAGCCCGAAAGTGTCGCAGTGGTGGGCGCCGGCATTGCCGGCAGCAGCGTGGCCCTGGCGCTTTGCCAACGCGGGGTGCAGGTGCACCTGTACGACCAGGCTGGCGGGCCTGCCACAGGCGCTTCTGGCAACTGGGTGGGCGCATTTCACCCTCACATCACCCGGGGTGATTCGCCTTTGTCGCGTTTAAGTCGCTTGGGTTTTGAACACACAGTCCAGGCCCTGAACACACTGACCGAGCAAGGCTTTCTACAGAAAGACGAGGATTGGGCCACGCCCGGTCACTTGCAAACCGTGCCTGTAGACGAGGCCGAGCGAACCCGAGAAACCCTGGCGCAATTGGCTTTTCCGGAAAGCCTGGTGCGTTGGGCTGAACCTGATTCCCTACTGCCCACACCCCTAAGCGGGCTTTATTTTCCGCAAGGCGGGTGGGTAAAACCTGCGCGTTGGGTACAGGCCAATTTGCAGGCCTGTGGCAGTTTGCTGACCACCCATTACAACACCCCGGTGCATGATTTAACCGCCCTGCGTGAACAACACGATGCCGTGGTGGTGTGTAGTGCCGAGCAATCCATCATATTGGCACCCATTGACGGCGCAAAAGTGGGCGTGGTCAAAGGGCAAATCAGCAAACTGCAGGCCACGGTGCAGCCCAATGTGGTCTTGTCTGGTGAAAGTTATGCCATTGCACCACCGCGAGAAAACTGGTTGGTGCTGGGCGCCACCTACGAGCGGCCTGTGCTGGATTTGAACCCCACGCCAGAAGCGGACGAGCTCAACGTGGCCCGGTTCAGGGCTGCATTTCCAGACTGGCCCCTGGGCAATGTAGTGGACCACCGCTGTGCCGTGCGCGCGGTGTGGCATGACCGGCTGCCCGCGATCGGACCTGTACCCAACATGCCCGGTGTGTTCATGAGCACCGGCTTTGCATCGAGGGGTTTGTTGTGGGCTGCGTTGGGGGGCTGGTTGGTGGCTGACCACTGCCTGGATCAACCTTTCGAATCGAAATTGCTGGGAAAAATCAGGCCCCGGGGTGCAAGGGCGTGAGTGTTTTCTGGACAGGCAATTAAGACGTTTCTTTAGCGGCCTTCACTGCTTTGGGCTTTGCTGTGGCCTTGGGTTTGGCGGTGGCTTTTGCAGCGGCTGGTTTGGCCGTTGCTGGCTTGGCAACTGCAGCTGTTTTGCCCTTGGCTGCTGCAGCCGGCTTTTTCTCGGCCTTGGCCTCAAATTCAAAACCAATTGCGCCGTCGGGTTTCTTCACCAGAAACGCCTTGAATGCCCGCCGGGTTTTTGAGGACACAAAGCGCGTCAGCAAATCGGTTTTGCCGTCGAGCAACAATTTTTCCATTTGCTCGCGCTCAATGGGTTGCTGCAAAATCACTTTGCCTGAACGGAAATCGCAGTTTTTGGTGGGTCCGACCGACTTTTCGCACACATAGCTGGTGGCTTGCTCGTACACATTCGAGGCGCATTTCGGGCAGGGGCCCAAACGGGTTTCGCCTGAAAAATCGACTGGCTCGCCGTTGTCATCGTCCTTGGCCTGGCCAAAGTCAAATTCAAGTTTGTGCTCGGCAGTCAGCTTAAGCACTGCTGCAAAGGGGCGGCCCATCTTGCTGCGGAAACCGTCCAGCATCGGCAGTTCACGGTCTTGAAGCAGCTTTTCCACTTCTTCAACTTCAAACTGGCGCCCGCCAGGCACCTTGGAAATCGAGAATTCGCATTTCGTGCAGGCAAAGCGGCGGTAATTTTCCTTGACTATACTGCCGCAATTCGGGCAGGGAGTGACCAGGGTAGCGTAGTCACCGGGAATGGTTTCCTCGGTGTAGTTCTTGGCGCGGTCCACGATGTTCTGGGTGATCTTGGCGATCTCCTCCATGAACTGCTCGCGCGACAACTCTCCCTTCTCCATCCGGGAAAGTTTGTATTCCCACTCGCCGGTCAATTCCGGCATGGTCAGTTCTTCCACGTCCAGGCCGCGCAGCAGGGTCAGCAGCTGGAAGGCCTTGGCGGTGGGCACCAGTGCGCGTTCTTCACGCACCAGGTACTTCTCGTTGATCAGGCCTTCAATGGTGGCCGCACGCGTGGCTGGTGTGCCCAGGCCTTTGGTGCCCATGGCGTCGCGCAGTTCTTCTTCTTCCACCAACTTGCCTGCACCTTCCATGGCGGAAAGCAGCGTGGCTTCACTGTAGCGTGCAGGTGGTTTGGTGTGCAGCGTGTGCACGTCAATTTCATCGGTGCTGACTTTTTCACCTTCTTCAACAGCCACCAGACTGTCGTCCCCCGCTGCAGCCGCCGCACGGCCATAAATGGCCAGCCAGCCTGGCTTGACCAGCACCTTGCCCTCGGTTTTGAAGGGGTGGCCTTCCACCGTGGTAATGCGGGTGGTGACGTTGAATTCTGCGGGCGGGAAAAACACGGCAAGGAAACGTTTCACCACCAGGTCATACAACTTGGCTTCAGGTTCGCTCAGGTTTTTCGGCACCTGCAGGGTCGGAATGATCGCAAAGTGGTCTGAAATCTTGCTGTTGTCGAACACCCGTTTGTTGGGTTTTACCCAGTTGTTCTTGAGAATTTGCTCACAGAATGGCCCATAGGCACCGGCAATGTGGCCCGTATCCAGGCCCACAAAGCTTTTCAGGGTCTGGTTGACCGTGGGCATGTAGTCTTCAGGCAGGGCCTTGGAGTCGGTACGTGGGTAAGTCAGCACCTTGTGCTTTTCATACAGCGCCTGGGCCAGGCCCAAGGTGTTTTTGGCTGAAAAGCCGAAGCGGCTGTTGGCTTCGCGTTGCAGGCTGGTCAAATCGAACAGCTGCGGTGCAATCTGGGTGGTGGGCTTGCTTTCTTCTTCCACGGTGCCGGGCTTGCCGTCACAGGCGGCCACGATGGCTTTGGCCTTGGCCTCATCCCACATGCGGTCCGCACGCTGCTCAGGGTCTTCGGCCTTCTTGAAATTGCGGTCGAACCATTTGCCCTCGTAGGCACCTGCTTGTGCACCAAAGCTGGCGCGCACTTCAAAATAGGTGCGGGAAACAAACTTGCGGATTTTTTCTTCACGTTCCACCACGATGGCCAACGTGGGGGTTTGTACTCGCCCCACGGTGGTCAGGTAAAAGCCGCCTTCCTTGCTGTTGAATGCAGTCATGGCGCGCGTACCGTTGATGCCCACCAACCAGTCGGCCTCCGAACGGCAACGGGCCGCATCGGCCAGCGGCATCATGTCCGCATCGCTTCGCAGGCTGGAGAAGGCCTGGCGAATGGCAGCGGGTGTCATGGACTGCAGCCACAGGCGTTCAACCGGCTTGCTGGACTTGGCGTATTGCGCAATCAGCCGGAAAATCAGTTCACCTTCACGGCCCGCGTCACAGGCGTTGATCAAGCCGACCACGTCCTTGCGCTTGATCAGCTTGTTCAGCACTTTCAGGCGCGATTCTGTTTTGGCAATCGGGTTCAGGTCAAAGTGCGTGGGCAATACCGGCAGGTTGGCGAAACTCCATTTGCCGCGCTTGACTTCAAATTCTTCGGGCGCCTTGATTTCCACCAAATGGCCTACGGCCGAGGAAAGCACGTAATCGTCGCTTTCGAAATAATCGTCGTGCTTGGTGAAACCCCCTAGCGAGCGCGCAATGTCGGCCGCAACAGAAGGTTTTTCCGCGATGATCAGTTTTTTGGGGTTTTCGCTACTCAATTAGTCCAACTCGTCAGTGTGTGTAATTTCAAGGCCTTGTGCGCCGAAGTGTAAGTGTCAGCCCTTCAACAAATCAAGGCTTTCCACACAATCTTCTCGGTCTGGGTGAAACCAGCCGTGTCTAAAATACACCATTTGAGCGTACCCAGCGGTTTCCGGCCTCCCCCAGCGTCAATCCAAGCAGTTCCAGTTCAACCAGCGCAGCCACAGTGTCTTCAGTGCTGAAACCCAATTGCCCGGCCAATGCGTCTACATGAACAGGTTCATGGCCCAGGCTGTCCAAAACGGCTTTCAGGCTGGTGTCCAGCCCCGCGTGGGGCGTGGGGGCCCGTTCAAATTCATCATCGCAGTGTGTGTGCTCTTCTTGCAACAGGGAAGGGTTGAATGGGGTTTTGTACTCGGGCAGTGTAGCGGCAGCCTCATCCAGCAACTCTTGGGCGGTTTCAACCAGCAAGGCCCCTTTTTTGATCATGGCATGGCAACCCTTGCTCTGGCTGCTGTGAATGGAACCCGGAATGGCGCCGACCGGGCGACCCAGTTCACTGGCCACCCGTGCGGTAATCAGTGAACCCGAGCGCAGGGCTGCCTCAACCACCAGCAAACCATCAGACAGGCCTGCAATAATGCGGTTGCGGCGGGGGAAAAACCCGGGTTGGGGGGCTGTGCCGGGCGGGTACTCCGACAGCACCAGGCCTCCTTCCTGAATGATTCTGGCCTTAAGACCTGCATGGTGCTTCGGGTAAATTTCATCGGGTCCACAACCCAGCACGGCAATGGTGTTGCCTCGGGCTTCCAGTGCACCTGTATGCGCTGCGCCATCAATGCCTTCAGCCAAACCGCTGATCACCGTCCATCCACGGCGGGTAAATTCCCTTGCAAACCCGTGCGCCGTGCCCAAACCCGTGCGGCTTGCATTGCGGCTGCCCACCATGGCAATGCCCGGGGTGTTCAGTAACGTGGCATTGCCTTCGCCAAACAAAATCAAGGGCGGGTCTTTGAGCGCCAGCAGGGCTGCAGGGTAGTTCGCATGACCCAGTGCCACCCAGAATCGCTTGTTGCTTTGCAGCAACCAGTCGTGCGCGACAAGGTGCCAAAGGCGAACAGCATCGCAGGGAGCAGGTAAACTGCGGTTGTGGCTTTTTTGAGCCAGTTCATAACGTTCGCGGGCTTTGAGACCCGTGTTGTAGGCCAGGTTCATGCCCTGTAGCAGGTCGTGCATCGGTTTACTCATGGAATTCGCGAACTATTTTTGTCACAGAAGGGTTATCCTTTTGCACATGACAGTTAAGGTTTAGAGATCATGGCTTTACTTCCAATTTTGCGTTATCCGGATCCGCGCTTGAAAACGGTTGCTACCCCTGTCACCCAGTTTGATGACGCGCTTGTCAAGCTGACCCAAGACATGGCAGAGACGATGTACGATGCCCCCGGCGTTGGCCTTGCTGCTACGCAGGTGAATGTGCACAAGCGGGTCATCGTGATTGACGTGACCGAAGACAACACCGGCTTGACCGTGTTCATCAACCCGGAAATTGTCGGCGCCAGCGCTGAAAGCAAGGTGTACGAGGAAGGCTGCCTTTCCGTACCCGGCATTTATGAGAAAGTGGAACGCCCCGACACCGTGAAGGTGCGTGCCCAAAACGTGAAAGGCGAGTGGTTCGAGATCGATTGCGATGAACTGCTGGCGGTGTGCATTCAGCATGAAATTGACCATTTGAATGGCAAGGTGTTTGTTGAATACCTGTCACAGCTCAAGCAAACCCGCATCAAAACCAAAATGAAGAAGCAAGACAAGCTTCAAACCGCTTGATTGCCTACTCCTCCATGAATCGAACCCTGAAAGTGGGTTTTGCCGGCACGCCCGAGTTTGCCCGGGTGGCGCTGGAAAAACTCATTGCCGCTGGCTACCCCGTACACTTGGTGCTGACTCAACCTGATCGCCCGGCAGGCCGGGGAATGAAGCTTCAGGCCTCGCCTGTCAAGCAGCTGGCACTTGAACACGAATTGCCCGTGTTGCAGCCGGTCAGTCTGAAAAAGGGTGACGAAGCGGTGCAGGCGCTGGATGCCCTGAAAACAGCTGTGCATGGGCAGGCGCTGGACGTGCTGGTGGTGGCCGCTTACGGGCTGATCTTGCCGCAAGTGGTGCTGGATGCACCACGGCTGGGTTGTCTGAATATTCATGGCAGCCTGTTGCCGCGCTGGCGGGGTGCTGCGCCCATCCAGCGTTGTATCGAGGCGGGCGACACTGAAACCGGCGTGTGCATCATGCAGATGGAAGCCGGGCTGGACACCGGACCTGTGCGTTTGCACCGTGCCTTGCCGATTGAACTGACCGACACCGCCGCCACGCTGCACGACAAGCTGGCTGTGTTGGGTGGCGACCTGCTGGTTGAGGCACTGGACGCTTTGCAAGATGAAACCCTGCCCTTGGTGCCACAGCCCGTGGTGGGCGTCACCTACGCTGAGAAAATCACGAAAGCAGAAGGCAATATCGACTGGAAGCGCAGTGCAGTTGAACTTCAGCGTACACTGCGAGCCTTCGATCCGTTTCCCGGTGCCAATACCCTGTTCAATGGCGAACCCCTGAAGTGTTTCGACCCGCAGACTGTTGCCATCGCCGGCTTGATGGGTACCGTGGGACAAGTTTTGGCCGTGGGCCCTGCAGGCTTTGAAGTGCAGTGTGGTCAAGGCGTTTTGCGGATTCGTACCGCGCAAAAAGCGGGTGCCAAACGACAGGCTGCGCACCAGGTGGCGCAAGCGCTGGGTCTGAATGCCGGAAGCCAGCTGGGTGCCTGAATAGAATAAAGCGATAAAGACAAGCGAATACAAGTCGATGGCAGGCAAAACGCCTGCCATTCCTGATTACCGACCACTCTCCAGAAATTGTTCAAATGATGAATACGAAGCCGCCAAAGCTGGCTGAAGCAAGCCTTGCCTTTGCACTGTTGAAAGCAGCAGCCGTTCTAACCCGTGTATTGCGTGAGGGTCGTTCACTTGATCAGGCCATTGCCCAGGAAACCAAGGGTGTGAAAACTCCCCAGGCATTGGGTGCCATTCAGGACCTGGCCTATTTCGGCATGCGCCACCTGGGTCAGGGCCAGGTTCTTACCCGCCTGATCAGCGGAAAGCCCTTGTTGAGCCCGGAACCCTTGAATGAGTTGATGGCCCTTGGTTTCGGTTTGTTGTGGGAAGGCAAGAACCCGAAGTACCCTGCGCACACGGTGGTGGATCAGATGGTGTATGCCTGCACCGGCAGCGAACAGTTTGCGCGCGCAAAAGGCCTGGCCAACGCTTGCCTGCGAAACTTTCTACGTGATGCAAACACCTGGCGAACCAAGGCGCTTGAAGACCCACTGGCCCAGCACAACTTGCCAGTGTGGTGGGTAGAACAACTCAAGGCGGGTCACCCTGAACAATGGCAAACGGTGCTTGCACAAGCCCAAAGCCATCCACCCCTGGTGGTGCGTGTCAACAGCCGTTGCATGACGGCCCAGGCCTATTCGGACCAATTGAATGCCGCTGGCATGGCCGCATCGGTGATCGGTCCACAGGCCGTGTGGATTGAAAAACCGGTGCCCGTGTCGTCCCTGCCCGGCTTCGAGCTTGGGCACGTGTCGGTACAGGACAGCGCCGCCCAAATGGCTGCACCTTTGCTGAACCCCCAGAATGGTCAGCGAATTCTGGATGCTTGCGCTGCGCCAGGTGGAAAGACAGGCCATTTGCTGGAACTGGCAGACATTGACCTGGTGGCACTCGATTCAAGCCCGCACCGACTGGACCGCGTTGAAGACAACATTCGCCGCATTGCCCCCACCTTGACTGGGCAATGGAACCTGAAGCTGAAGGTGGCTCAGGCCGAGCAACTGGAGAGCTGGTGGGACGGTGTGCCCTTCGACGGCATTCTGGCGGACGTGCCTTGCACTGGTTCAGGTGTGGTGCGCCGTCACCCGGATATCCCATGGTTGCGCAGACCGGACGATGTGGCCAAGTTGTCGCGCTTACAACACAAATTACTGAATGCCTTGTGGTCTACGCTAAAGCCGGGCGGTACACTTTTGCTGGTGACGTGTTCCATCTTTCCTGAAGAGGGCCCCCAGTTGGCAGCAGCTTTCCAAGACAACCATCCCGATGCGGTGGCCCATGCGGCGCCCGGTTTGGTATTGCCAACCAGTTCAACGGGCAGCGACAACGCTGGATTCGAAGCGTCACCCGATGGCTTTTTCTACGCCAAGTTCGAAAAATCTCCCATCAGTTGAGGGTGTGCCTTGAAACCTAGCCAGGCTCGCCCTTTGTATTGGTCCCGCATGCTGCAGGCCCTTTTGGGCTTGATTCTGTTGGGCAACCTTGTGCTGGCTTTCGCGCAGCAGGATTCTGTGACCAAGGTCACCGCGGTGAAGCTGGAGCCAACCCGGCCACCTGCAGAAGCGGGCTGGAGCCTGGCTGCGGAATTCAACATCCAGTTGGGTCACAAGCTTCGGGAGGCTGTGGACCGTGGCTTGCCCTTGCAGTTCGCAGTCGATTTTGAGCTGACTCGCCCGCGCTGGTATTGGGTGGATGAACAAGTCATCAGCACCACCTACCCTTACAATTTGTCGTACAACGCCCTCACCCGCACCTACCGCCTGATCACCCCGTCCAGTACCTACAATGCGCCAACGCTTGAGGATGTGATGCAGCATATGGTGAAAATCAAGGATTGGTCGGTCATACCACGTGACCGTATTGCCATTGGCGAGCCCTATGTGGCCCACGTGCGTTTTCGCTTGCTGTTGACGGAATTGCCCAAGCCTTTCCAGATCAGCGCCTTGGTGAACAGCGAATGGGATTTGTCATCCGAATGGCTGACCTTTGAGTTCACCCCTCGGCGCGAGGCGCTCAAATGAACCCGTGGCTTGAGAACACGCGCTGGCTGCGATACACGCTGTTGATCATGGGTGGTTTGGGCGGTGTGTTTCTGTTCCTGCTTGCTTCCGCGTCGTCGAACACCGATTTTTTTGAAAGCAATTATCCTTTGCTCATTACGCTGAACGGTGTGATTGCAGCAGGCCTTTTTGCCATTCTGGTGTTGCTTGTTGTTCGCATGGTACGGCGTTACCGCGCAGGTGTATTCGGTTCCCGCCTGATGTTGCGCATGTCGGTTTCATTTGCACTGATGGGCCTGATTCCCGGTTTTGTGTTGTATCTCGTCTCGGTGCAGTTTCTTGCAAAAAGTATCGACAGCTGGTTTGACGTGCGGGTGGACGGCGCGTTGGAGTCGGGTTTGAACTTGGGGCAAACCGCACTGGACAGCCTGATCAATGAACTCAGTTTGAAAGGCCAGTCGATCTCGATTGAGCTTTCTCGCGCTACACCAAGCGAGCAACTGCTGGAATTGCCGCGCCTGCGCGATGCGGCCAATGTGCAAGAACTCACTCTGCTGACCGAAACAGGCCAGATCCTTGGCAGCTCCGGTGGCGCGCTTGACAGCTTGCTGCCCAGTTTGCCCACCCAAGTCATGTTGCGTCAGGCCCTAATGACTCGACCTTTCCAGCAAATTGAGCCCGATCCGGATGACCCCGAAGAAAGGCTGTACATGCGAGTGGTGGTGCCGATTGCGCCTCCCTTGACCAGCTTTGATCTGGGTCAGAGGTATGTGCAAATCATGCACCCGGTGCCCACCACCCTTTCCCAACGGGCCAATGCCGTACAAAGCGTGTACCGGGACTACCAGGAATTGCAGTTGTCGCGTTCCGGTTTGCGCAAGATTTATGGCATCACCTTGACGCTTGCGCTGTTGCTGACCGTGTTTGTATCGGTGGCCGCCGCATTCTGGTTGTCGTCACGCTTGTCTTCGCCCCTGTTGTGGTTGGCGGAAGGCACCAAGGCCTTGGCCAGTGGCGACTTCAAAACCATGCAGCCAGTCAATGCCGATGACGAGTTGCGCGAGCTGGTCGATTCCTTCAACACCATGACCCGGCAGTTGTCGGAAGCGCAGCGGCGTTTGCAGGCCAACCAGAACCAGCTGGCTGCCAACAACGACTTCCTGCAAAGCTTGCTCACCAGTCTGTCGGCCGGGGTCCTGGTGCTGGACCACAAGCTACGCCTGAAAATGTACAACGATGGCGCCCTGCGGATTTTCGACCGGTCACTGGCCGAGAACCAGGGCCACACGCTGGATGAAATGCCCGGTCTCGAAGGCTTTGCAATGGCGGTGCGCGCAAGCGTGGCAGACCACCAGGGCACTGAGGGTGAGGACAGCGGGATCTGGCAAAAGCAGCTTGAAATTCCCCGCGCGTTTGATTCCCAAAGTTCAAAGTCCATCCTGGTCAGGGGTTCTCGCCTGCCTGGCGAAAAGGCGGGCTATGTGCTGGTGTGCGATGACATCACTGCGCTGATTTCCGCCCAGCGCACGGCGGCCTGGGGTGAAGTGGCCCGCCGCCTTGCCCATGAAATCAAGAATCCGCTAACGCCCATCCAGTTGTCTGCAGAGCGCCTGCAAATGAAACTGGCCGACAAGCTGCAGGAACCTGAATCGGGCATTTTGCAGCGGGCCACGCGGACTATCGTGAATCAAGTGGAGTCACTGAAGCGGTTGGTGAACGACTTCCGTGATTACGCACGCTTGCCGCCCGCCGACCTGAAACCGCTGGACCTGAACGACTTGGTGGTGGATGTATTGGCGCTGTACGATGTGCATGTGGGCATGGAAGAACAACTGGACACGCGCTTCATTCCGAAATTGACTGAAAATTTGCCGCTGGTGGCGGGAGATTCGTCGCAGTTGCGCCAAGTGATCCACAATTTGTTGCAAAATGCATTAGACGCTTGTGCGGATTGCGATCAACCTCGTGTGGAGTTGAGAACCGAGGGCTTGAAATCGCCGGAAGGTGATCAAGACCAACTGGTCGGTGTGAAATTGGTGGTAGCCGACAATGGCCCCGGGTTTAATCCGGACTTGTTGGCCAAGGCCTTCGAGCCGTACATTACCACCAAGACCAAGGGTACCGGTTTGGGTTTGGCCATCGTGAGAAAAATCGCCGACGAACACAAAGCGCGAATTGCCATACGCAACAGGGTAGATGCACAAGGACGAGTGGTTGGTGCGGCGGTGGAACTGACCTTCCCTGTCTTGCAAAACACGTTGAACAATGCCGAACATAGTCAGGCCGCATAACAAAGGAACTCTCTAACCATGGCGACCATTCTCGTTGTTGATGACGAAATTGGAATTCGGGAATTGCTGTCTGAAATTCTAGGTGACGAAGGACACGCGGTGCTGCTTGCAGAAAATGCAAGCCAGGCCAGAACTTTGCGTGAGCAGGAGCAGCTTGACCTGGTACTGCTCGACATTTGGATGCCTGACACCGATGGCGTGACCCTTCTGAAAGAATGGTCCGTGAAGGGCCTTTTGACCATGCCCGTCATCATGATGAGTGGTCACGCCACAATCGACACGGCCGTGGAGGCCACACGCATTGGCGCACTGGATTTTCTTGAGAAACCCATTTCACTGCAAAAACTGCTAGGTGCTGTTGAAAAGGGCCTGGCTCGCGGAAAAATGGTGCAGTCTGCGCGCGCTTTGATGCAGGCCCAACCCAAAACCGGCACCGCGCAAGGCTTGGGCGCAACGACCTCCGGGGCTCCGGCCAGCGGGGTATCCACACCAGACACCAGCCCCTTGGGTCTTGCCCTGGCTGAATTGTCCACGCTCGACTTGGACGCCCAGTTGCGCGATGCCCGCGATTCCTTCGAACGTATTTACTTTGAGTACCATTTGCGCCTTGAAAATGGCAGCATGACCCGCCTGGCCGAGCGCACGGGCATTGAACGTACCCACTTGTATCGCAAGCTCAAACAACTCGGCGTGGAAGTGGGTCGC
The nucleotide sequence above comes from Limnobacter thiooxidans. Encoded proteins:
- a CDS encoding ATP-binding protein, giving the protein MNPWLENTRWLRYTLLIMGGLGGVFLFLLASASSNTDFFESNYPLLITLNGVIAAGLFAILVLLVVRMVRRYRAGVFGSRLMLRMSVSFALMGLIPGFVLYLVSVQFLAKSIDSWFDVRVDGALESGLNLGQTALDSLINELSLKGQSISIELSRATPSEQLLELPRLRDAANVQELTLLTETGQILGSSGGALDSLLPSLPTQVMLRQALMTRPFQQIEPDPDDPEERLYMRVVVPIAPPLTSFDLGQRYVQIMHPVPTTLSQRANAVQSVYRDYQELQLSRSGLRKIYGITLTLALLLTVFVSVAAAFWLSSRLSSPLLWLAEGTKALASGDFKTMQPVNADDELRELVDSFNTMTRQLSEAQRRLQANQNQLAANNDFLQSLLTSLSAGVLVLDHKLRLKMYNDGALRIFDRSLAENQGHTLDEMPGLEGFAMAVRASVADHQGTEGEDSGIWQKQLEIPRAFDSQSSKSILVRGSRLPGEKAGYVLVCDDITALISAQRTAAWGEVARRLAHEIKNPLTPIQLSAERLQMKLADKLQEPESGILQRATRTIVNQVESLKRLVNDFRDYARLPPADLKPLDLNDLVVDVLALYDVHVGMEEQLDTRFIPKLTENLPLVAGDSSQLRQVIHNLLQNALDACADCDQPRVELRTEGLKSPEGDQDQLVGVKLVVADNGPGFNPDLLAKAFEPYITTKTKGTGLGLAIVRKIADEHKARIAIRNRVDAQGRVVGAAVELTFPVLQNTLNNAEHSQAA
- a CDS encoding response regulator, which translates into the protein MATILVVDDEIGIRELLSEILGDEGHAVLLAENASQARTLREQEQLDLVLLDIWMPDTDGVTLLKEWSVKGLLTMPVIMMSGHATIDTAVEATRIGALDFLEKPISLQKLLGAVEKGLARGKMVQSARALMQAQPKTGTAQGLGATTSGAPASGVSTPDTSPLGLALAELSTLDLDAQLRDARDSFERIYFEYHLRLENGSMTRLAERTGIERTHLYRKLKQLGVEVGRTARKNIA